A region from the Sandaracinus amylolyticus genome encodes:
- a CDS encoding HAD family hydrolase, producing the protein MRPTIALFDIDGTLVSCGGAGRRSMERAFVEIGARTEHAGFDFGGMTDRAIARQGLRNAGLDDHDAAIDALIERYLSHLAGEVTRSEGYRVLPGVVEMLERLRALGAIAIGLGTGNVEAGARVKLTRGALHDRFDFGGFGSDAEDRAQLLAIGADRGAARLGRARSECRVVVIGDTPRDVSAAIAIGAECLAVGTGAHAADALARVGAHVAVDDLRDVRAWEMVTGG; encoded by the coding sequence ATGAGGCCGACGATCGCGCTCTTCGACATCGACGGGACCCTGGTGAGCTGCGGGGGCGCGGGGCGGCGCTCGATGGAGCGCGCGTTCGTCGAGATCGGCGCGCGCACGGAGCACGCGGGGTTCGACTTCGGCGGCATGACCGACCGCGCGATCGCGCGTCAGGGGCTGCGCAACGCGGGGCTCGACGACCACGACGCGGCGATCGACGCGCTGATCGAGCGCTACCTCTCGCACCTCGCAGGCGAGGTGACGCGCTCCGAGGGCTATCGCGTGCTGCCCGGGGTCGTCGAGATGCTCGAGCGGCTGCGCGCGCTGGGCGCGATCGCGATCGGGCTCGGCACCGGCAACGTCGAGGCGGGCGCGCGCGTGAAGCTCACGCGCGGTGCGCTGCACGATCGCTTCGACTTCGGTGGATTCGGCAGCGACGCCGAGGATCGCGCGCAGCTGCTCGCGATCGGCGCGGATCGCGGGGCGGCGAGGCTCGGCCGCGCGCGCAGCGAGTGCCGCGTGGTGGTGATCGGGGACACGCCGCGCGACGTGAGCGCCGCGATCGCGATCGGCGCGGAGTGCCTCGCGGTCGGGACGGGAGCGCATGCAGCGGACGCGCTCGCGCGCGTGGGCGCGCACGTCGCGGTCGACGACCTGCGCGATGTGCGCGCGTGGGAGATGGTGACCGGCGGATGA